In Chitinophagales bacterium, a single genomic region encodes these proteins:
- a CDS encoding sigma-70 family RNA polymerase sigma factor has translation MKAYSQKTDHELIHLFVDGQLDALEALVLRHKDKLYTSILFLVKDKYLAEDIFQDVFIRIIDTMRGGRYTEEGKFLPWAMRIAHNLCVDHFRKVKRTPTIKNGEDKDIFEVLNFSEDSAETKMMKRQSHDRVREMLDRLPEDQREVIILRHYADMSFKEIASMTNCSINTALGRMRYGLINLRKMMMQKQIAL, from the coding sequence ATGAAAGCTTATTCTCAGAAAACTGACCATGAATTGATCCATCTATTCGTTGATGGACAATTAGATGCATTAGAAGCACTTGTCCTGCGCCACAAGGACAAGCTCTACACATCCATTCTTTTCCTGGTAAAAGACAAATATCTTGCCGAAGATATTTTCCAGGATGTATTCATCCGTATCATTGACACCATGCGCGGCGGCCGGTATACCGAAGAAGGTAAATTCCTGCCCTGGGCCATGCGGATCGCACACAACCTTTGTGTTGACCATTTCCGTAAGGTAAAACGCACCCCGACCATCAAGAACGGAGAAGACAAAGACATTTTTGAAGTGTTGAATTTTTCCGAAGACAGCGCCGAAACTAAAATGATGAAGCGCCAGAGCCACGACCGTGTGCGTGAAATGCTTGACCGTCTACCGGAAGACCAACGCGAAGTGATCATTCTCCGGCACTATGCCGATATGAGCTTCAAAGAGATCGCCTCTATGACCAATTGCAGCATCAATACCGCTTTGGGACGGATGCGCTATGGCCTGATCAATTTGAGGAAAATGATGATGCAGAAGCAAATTGCCCTGTAG
- the uvrA gene encoding excinuclease ABC subunit UvrA codes for MPTPLSKISEKKRGKVPASDAIFIKGARVHNLKNVDVAFPRNHLIVVTGVSGSGKSSLTIDTLYAEGQRRYAESLSAYARQFLNRMNKPDVDYIKGLCPAIAIEQKVITRTPRSTVGSMTELYDYLRLLYARIGHTISPVSGREVKKDDVTDVLRSISTLTEGSKVFILTSFKLHRHRDIREELSILAQKGFSRIYTRDKKTGASGVVSRIEEWGEKSDKDLKAHFSGRLAYVLVDRIVVKDFDEDDRHRLADSIGTAFYEGEGDVYIEVDGESLLHFNNRFEMDGMQFEEPVPNLFSFNNPFGACPTCEGFSQVLGIDADLVIPDRRLSVYDGAVAPWKGEKLGWWREQFIKAAKKIDFPVHKPIADLTKAQYQMLWEGEKPALGINDFFKEVEQNLYKVQYRVLLSRYRGRTECPDCKGYRLRPEALYVKVGGLHIGELNALPVRDLKAWFAKLDEQLSDYDKQVAKRILIEIHHRLDTLLKVGLGYLTLNRLANSLSGGESQRIQLTTSLGSNLTNSLYILDEPSIGLHPRDTANLIAVLKELRDLDNTVVVVEHDEMMMREADHIIDMGPLASHLGGEVVAEGNYDELVANSKSLTGQYLKGELRIDPPKTLRKWNRSITVEGARQHNLKDITVQFPLNLLCVVCGVSGSGKTTLVKQILYPGLKKIKGEIGDKVGFHRAITGDIESVTQIEMIDQNPIGKSSRSNPVTYIKAYDEIRDLYSKQPLSKMRGFQPKHFSFNVDGGRCDTCKGEGEQVVEMQFLADVHLVCESCGGKRFKEEVLEVQYRGKSIHDVLEMSVDEAILFFKEEPKLAQAIQPLSNVGLGYVKLGQSSGTLSGGEAQRVKLASFLGKGKGGGKILFIFDEPTTGLHFHDIRKLLTSFNALIEQGHSILVIEHNTDVIRSADWVIELGPEAGDGGGELVFAGKPNDMKKEKKSLTGKYL; via the coding sequence ATGCCTACTCCGTTATCGAAAATATCCGAGAAAAAAAGAGGGAAAGTACCCGCCTCCGATGCCATTTTTATCAAGGGCGCGAGGGTCCATAATCTTAAGAATGTGGACGTTGCATTCCCCCGAAACCACCTCATTGTGGTCACCGGTGTATCCGGTTCGGGAAAGTCCAGTCTCACTATAGATACGCTCTATGCAGAGGGCCAGCGGCGCTACGCAGAAAGCCTCAGCGCCTATGCCCGGCAGTTCCTCAACCGGATGAATAAACCGGATGTGGACTATATCAAGGGTCTCTGCCCGGCCATCGCCATCGAACAGAAAGTAATCACGAGAACACCCCGTAGTACCGTGGGGAGTATGACGGAATTGTACGACTACCTCCGGTTACTTTACGCTCGTATAGGGCACACCATTTCCCCTGTATCCGGAAGAGAGGTAAAAAAGGATGATGTGACCGATGTACTGCGTAGCATCAGCACCCTGACGGAAGGTTCCAAGGTATTTATACTGACCTCTTTTAAATTACACCGCCACCGCGATATCCGTGAAGAACTGTCCATCCTGGCCCAAAAAGGTTTTTCCCGGATCTATACCCGCGATAAGAAAACCGGGGCCTCCGGGGTGGTAAGCCGGATAGAAGAATGGGGGGAGAAATCAGACAAAGATTTAAAGGCGCACTTTTCAGGGCGGTTGGCCTATGTGCTGGTGGACCGAATCGTTGTCAAGGATTTTGATGAGGATGACCGCCACCGCCTGGCAGACTCCATTGGCACCGCTTTCTATGAAGGAGAGGGAGATGTGTATATTGAAGTGGATGGGGAGAGCCTGCTCCACTTCAATAACCGGTTTGAAATGGATGGGATGCAGTTCGAAGAACCTGTGCCCAACCTATTTTCCTTTAATAACCCCTTTGGCGCCTGCCCCACCTGCGAGGGCTTTAGCCAGGTCCTGGGCATCGATGCCGACCTGGTGATACCCGACCGCCGACTGAGCGTGTATGATGGCGCTGTGGCCCCCTGGAAAGGGGAGAAGCTGGGCTGGTGGCGTGAACAGTTCATCAAAGCCGCCAAAAAGATCGATTTCCCGGTACATAAACCCATAGCCGACCTGACCAAGGCCCAATACCAAATGCTCTGGGAAGGAGAAAAACCGGCCCTTGGGATCAATGACTTTTTCAAAGAAGTAGAACAAAATCTGTACAAGGTTCAATACCGGGTTTTATTAAGCCGTTACCGGGGCCGCACCGAATGTCCGGACTGTAAAGGCTACCGGCTGCGTCCCGAAGCCCTGTATGTGAAAGTGGGCGGATTACATATTGGCGAATTGAACGCGCTCCCGGTGCGTGATCTGAAGGCCTGGTTTGCGAAGCTGGATGAACAACTGTCTGACTATGACAAACAGGTTGCAAAACGCATACTCATTGAGATCCATCACCGGTTGGACACCCTTTTAAAAGTTGGTCTTGGGTACCTGACCCTTAACCGCCTGGCCAATTCGCTCAGTGGCGGAGAAAGCCAACGGATTCAACTGACCACAAGCCTCGGAAGTAACCTGACCAATTCATTGTATATATTGGATGAACCGTCGATTGGTCTGCACCCACGGGACACGGCCAACCTCATTGCTGTATTAAAAGAATTACGTGACCTCGATAATACCGTGGTTGTAGTGGAACACGACGAAATGATGATGCGCGAGGCGGATCACATCATTGACATGGGCCCGCTTGCATCGCACCTGGGTGGGGAAGTGGTGGCCGAAGGGAACTATGATGAACTGGTAGCCAACTCCAAAAGTTTGACCGGTCAATACCTGAAAGGCGAACTCCGGATCGATCCGCCAAAAACCCTTCGGAAATGGAACCGCTCTATCACTGTTGAAGGGGCAAGACAACATAACCTGAAAGATATCACCGTTCAATTTCCCCTCAACCTGCTCTGCGTGGTATGCGGGGTCAGCGGAAGTGGAAAGACCACTCTCGTGAAACAGATACTTTACCCCGGGCTTAAAAAAATAAAAGGAGAGATAGGGGACAAGGTCGGATTTCACCGTGCCATTACCGGAGATATTGAGAGTGTCACCCAGATCGAAATGATCGATCAGAACCCGATCGGAAAATCCTCGCGAAGCAACCCGGTTACCTATATCAAGGCCTATGATGAGATCCGCGATCTATATTCCAAACAACCACTCAGCAAAATGCGCGGGTTTCAGCCCAAACATTTTTCATTCAATGTAGATGGCGGTCGCTGCGATACCTGTAAAGGAGAGGGAGAACAGGTAGTGGAAATGCAGTTCCTGGCCGATGTTCACCTGGTTTGCGAATCCTGTGGCGGAAAACGATTCAAGGAAGAAGTATTGGAAGTACAATACCGGGGAAAGAGTATTCACGATGTATTGGAGATGAGCGTGGACGAGGCCATCCTGTTCTTTAAAGAAGAACCCAAACTGGCCCAGGCCATACAGCCTTTAAGCAATGTAGGATTGGGATATGTAAAACTCGGGCAGTCCTCCGGAACCCTTTCCGGTGGGGAGGCGCAACGGGTCAAACTGGCCTCCTTCCTGGGGAAAGGTAAGGGTGGTGGAAAGATCCTTTTCATTTTCGATGAACCCACCACAGGCCTTCACTTTCATGATATCAGAAAATTACTGACCTCCTTCAACGCCCTGATCGAGCAAGGGCATAGCATTCTCGTTATTGAACACAATACAGATGTCATACGCAGCGCCGATTGGGTGATTGAACTGGGCCCCGAAGCCGGAGACGGTGGAGGAGAACTGGTCTTCGCCGGAAAACCGAATGATATGAAGAAGGAGAAGAAGAGTTTGACAGGGAAATACCTTTAA
- a CDS encoding DUF4293 domain-containing protein, which produces MIQRIQSVWLLLAAVLGVLSYQLPFYEATNQSTDTMSGGVTYVNGGSTLFLVVLTGATIFLALASIFFYKKRKQQLRMTIVGTVLSVLLVILNFSAMRKLGGSVPSLTSLVVFAIPVLFVLAARGIWKDEKLVESLDRLR; this is translated from the coding sequence ATGATACAACGCATTCAATCTGTATGGCTTCTGCTGGCAGCTGTTCTTGGCGTGCTAAGCTATCAGCTTCCCTTTTATGAGGCGACAAACCAGAGCACAGACACCATGAGTGGTGGGGTAACGTATGTGAATGGAGGCAGTACGCTTTTTCTCGTTGTCCTTACCGGTGCTACGATCTTCCTGGCACTGGCCTCGATCTTTTTTTATAAGAAAAGAAAACAGCAATTGCGGATGACGATCGTCGGGACCGTTTTATCGGTCTTATTGGTCATCCTGAACTTCTCGGCCATGCGCAAACTCGGAGGCTCCGTTCCTTCGCTGACATCCCTTGTCGTTTTTGCTATACCGGTTTTGTTTGTATTGGCAGCAAGAGGTATCTGGAAGGATGAGAAATTGGTGGAGAGTTTGGATCGACTGAGATAG
- a CDS encoding serine hydroxymethyltransferase — protein sequence MQKDTQVFDLINKELDRQRHGIELIASENFTSLQVMQAMGTVPTNKYAEGYPGKRYYGGCEIVDQIETLAIERLKKIFNASWANVQPHSGAQANGAVFLAVLKPGDKVLGLDLSMGGHLTHGSPANFSGKTYHALHYGVTKDGLVDYEQMEAIATKEKPKMIICGASAYSRDWDYKRIRAIADSIGAVVLADIAHPAGLIATGLLNDPFDHCHIVTSTTHKTLRGPRGGIIALRHDFENTWGVKDPKGNLRTMSQLLDLAVFPGTQGGPLEHVIAAKAVAFGEILSDGFKAYGQQVIANAQAMAKAFVSRGYNLISDGTDNHLMLIDLRNKNLTGKKAQETLDKAHITLNKNAVPFDDKSPFVTSGIRVGVPAITTRGLKETHMETVVALIDKVLMNTEDESLILGVKEEVKEFMKQFPLYPELG from the coding sequence ATGCAAAAAGATACACAGGTTTTTGATCTGATCAACAAAGAGCTGGATCGTCAGCGTCATGGCATTGAACTTATCGCGTCGGAAAACTTTACATCCTTGCAGGTCATGCAGGCGATGGGAACCGTTCCTACCAACAAATATGCTGAGGGCTATCCGGGCAAAAGATATTATGGTGGTTGTGAGATCGTGGATCAAATCGAAACCCTGGCCATTGAGCGTCTGAAAAAGATATTCAACGCGAGTTGGGCCAATGTGCAGCCCCACAGTGGTGCACAGGCCAATGGAGCGGTTTTTCTGGCAGTGTTAAAACCGGGTGACAAAGTGCTGGGACTTGATCTCAGCATGGGTGGTCACCTGACCCATGGAAGCCCGGCAAATTTTAGTGGTAAGACCTACCATGCGCTTCACTATGGCGTAACCAAAGACGGACTGGTGGATTATGAACAGATGGAAGCCATTGCCACCAAGGAAAAACCAAAAATGATTATTTGCGGTGCTTCTGCTTACAGCCGTGACTGGGATTATAAACGTATTCGTGCCATCGCCGATTCGATCGGTGCGGTGGTATTGGCAGATATTGCGCATCCGGCCGGACTGATCGCCACCGGATTGCTGAATGACCCCTTTGATCATTGCCATATTGTGACCTCCACCACCCACAAAACACTCCGTGGGCCAAGGGGCGGTATCATCGCTTTGCGTCATGATTTTGAAAATACCTGGGGCGTAAAAGATCCAAAAGGTAACCTGCGGACCATGAGCCAATTGCTTGACCTGGCTGTTTTCCCGGGAACACAGGGCGGCCCTCTCGAGCATGTGATTGCTGCCAAAGCCGTTGCCTTTGGAGAGATACTCTCCGATGGATTCAAAGCCTATGGTCAACAGGTCATCGCCAACGCCCAGGCCATGGCCAAAGCCTTTGTAAGCCGGGGGTATAACCTCATTAGCGATGGGACAGATAACCACCTGATGCTGATCGACCTGAGAAACAAGAATCTGACCGGGAAAAAAGCACAGGAGACCCTGGATAAAGCGCATATCACGCTGAATAAAAATGCGGTACCTTTTGATGATAAATCACCCTTTGTTACCTCGGGTATCCGGGTTGGTGTTCCCGCGATCACCACACGCGGATTAAAGGAAACCCATATGGAAACAGTGGTCGCCCTGATCGATAAGGTTTTGATGAACACAGAAGACGAATCACTGATCCTGGGCGTGAAGGAAGAAGTAAAGGAATTCATGAAACAATTCCCGCTTTATCCCGAATTAGGCTAA
- a CDS encoding NTP transferase domain-containing protein, translating into MKAIIPVAGAGTKLRPHTYTQPKALIPLAGKTVLSIIIDQLKDAGINEFIFIVGYLGDKIQDYVTEHYPGIKASYVYQTDRQGIGHAVTLAKKLVGKDEVFVVLGDSICEYDVKEVLNSPHSMLGVKKVDDPREFGVAEMDEEGFIEHVVEKPQIPKSNMALVGVYKIRESEQMFQCLDDNINQGLKNRGEFSLTDALDCMIRRGVQFKSFRVENWFDCGKKETLLESNATLLKKFAGQVEADYKSENAVIIQPVSIGEGCIIKNSIVGPNVSIGENTTVDSSIIRNSIIGSFSNLIDIVLDSSLIGSDTGICGETRTLNIGDNTDIDLG; encoded by the coding sequence ATGAAGGCAATCATACCAGTAGCCGGAGCCGGTACCAAGCTTCGTCCCCATACATATACTCAACCCAAGGCGCTCATCCCCCTGGCCGGTAAAACGGTGCTCAGTATCATTATCGACCAGTTGAAAGATGCCGGGATCAATGAATTCATCTTTATTGTAGGTTACCTGGGTGACAAGATCCAGGATTATGTGACCGAGCACTATCCGGGCATCAAGGCCTCCTATGTATATCAAACTGACCGGCAGGGGATTGGCCATGCCGTTACCCTCGCCAAAAAGTTGGTGGGAAAGGATGAAGTGTTCGTGGTATTGGGTGATTCCATTTGTGAGTATGACGTCAAAGAAGTACTGAACTCACCCCATTCGATGTTAGGAGTAAAAAAAGTGGATGACCCCCGCGAATTCGGCGTTGCTGAAATGGATGAAGAAGGGTTTATTGAACACGTGGTGGAAAAACCACAGATCCCTAAATCCAATATGGCCCTGGTTGGTGTGTACAAGATCCGGGAAAGTGAACAGATGTTTCAATGCCTTGATGATAATATCAATCAGGGATTAAAAAACCGGGGCGAATTCAGTCTGACCGATGCGCTGGATTGCATGATACGCCGCGGTGTACAGTTTAAATCCTTTCGCGTAGAGAATTGGTTTGATTGTGGTAAAAAAGAAACCCTGCTCGAATCAAATGCCACATTGCTGAAGAAATTCGCCGGACAGGTAGAAGCTGATTATAAATCCGAGAACGCTGTGATCATCCAACCTGTCAGCATTGGCGAAGGTTGTATCATCAAGAACTCCATTGTGGGACCAAATGTAAGCATCGGAGAAAATACGACCGTGGATTCCTCGATCATCCGCAACTCCATTATTGGTTCTTTTTCCAATCTCATCGATATCGTACTCGACAGTTCCCTGATCGGAAGTGATACAGGTATCTGTGGAGAAACCAGGACCTTGAATATTGGGGATAATACCGATATCGACCTTGGTTAA